The Entelurus aequoreus isolate RoL-2023_Sb linkage group LG11, RoL_Eaeq_v1.1, whole genome shotgun sequence genome includes the window TCTGTCAAATTCTGTCCGGTAAAAGGGTCCAACGTTATCACAAGGTCATACGACACTTTAGTGTCTTCAAGCGAGGACGCCATTGTACCTCCAGCTCCGTCTCCTCCTCCGGTAACCCGAGAAGTCCCTTCAGCTCGTCTTCGTCTCCTATCTTAATGTCTGCGTTGCCACCCCCTCCCTGGCTTTGGGGCTTTTCTCGGATGGTGTACGTCCGCGTGGAAGCACCAAAGGATAACGTGGAGTCGATGGGAACCTGCTGGGGCTTGTGTGGCTCCAGACGGATGTGTCCGAGGAAAGTACCgtgtgctaaaaaaaaaccatAACAATTAATTCTTAACTGTAAAATAGGGATGGATCATATTGCAATATGTAGTGCAGCCTCCTGCGACAACGCTACATATTATGATATATCATATGGTACatataaatgaaaaaagatgaatTTCAAAAATGGTTACGAAGGGTTCTAATCTGCAGATATATGCAGTACATAATTTCaacatttccagttgtattattttgtcaaaactattaagtTACTGgttatatctggttattttctactgtaacatggttctatctagggctgcaactaacaactaatttgataatcgattaatctgaccattattactttgattaaccgattaataatcggccaaaagagacaaactacatttctatcctttccagtattttattggggaaaaaacagcatactggcaccatacttattttggttattgtttctcagctgtttgtaaatgttgccgtttataaataaaagtttataaaaaataaaaataaaaagtagcctctgcgcatgcacatagcatagatccaacgaatcgatgactaaattaatcgccaactatttttataatcgatttaatcgattagttgttgcagccttagttctatctacacttctgtaaaatgtaataagcacgtattcttctgttgtttacatttactttacattgcttttgggcgatactacaattGTGGGTATCgatctaataccaagtagttacaagggcagtattggtcataccaatactTTAAACTtatcaagatcattgaatgataccATTTTGATCCCaattataccgtatttccttgaatagccgcaggggcgcgaattaatttaaaacctcttctcactcctgcgtgtaccaaaagcatgcgggattgacaAGCATGTGTTAATTATTTTGAAACTTCTTCTCACtctggcgcttaccttatcatgaaaagcacatttaataaaaaaaacgttattattggcttacctttaggtataaatgagtccatgcgcagctcctatagaagtcttccttatctttcttcagttttaaaagtctctctgtctcgatagaaatcttcctttaagtattacctcctgcttcgattcaaagtccagtttagaaaactgttttattttagatatgtaatcctccatggtaaaagtgcaagcaaacaatggctcctcactcttgctacctgttgtcttcttctgcagcaccggtcttctgcagtaccagcagtcgcaagaaggatcactagcgccctctaccaccaggaggcggaagtcatttaatgactcatatttgacccggcggaagtgccaagcatgcgctaattattttgctaaacgagtttgacccggctgtaattctaggcaggcgaatactatattcccggcggcaattcaaggaaatacggtaattagacTGAAACACAGGTTGGCGGCGTAACAATATCaatgaacattttaaaatgatgtCCTACTTCTGGCTgtaattaaaatattttggttttcCTTAAGCCATCCTGTTTCCACGGACTTGGctcctcagtttgtaaacaataacaaaaatgacaaaagatttttGATAGTAAAAAATACTAATCTAACCATTGTTGTATTGACCTGATagtatctcagggcattcaatcgatcgcaactggactgtttgatttgtcttagaagatgtttcctcatccaagcaggcttcatcagttcatgttcatagacttagattggtcagatctagtctagcggctggtgccaaaaccccaaatattcatactccaaaaaccaggagggtgtgcctgggcaaggatggtttcgccctatcgtagtgagaaaaacaactgttgaaaTGCAAACAGGCAATCCTACTGTCGATGCCAAGAACagtgttgaagtgtaatttcccctcgttagcattgaggtattgtgtggcagaacgatcgctgtggatcgaccactaaccgcccaaaatagtcggaatcactCACGTTATGATTCCATtcggttgtaaacaaatggcagaatgtttctaactcctgttcactgcttgctgtacatatcctacgaagtgagacctacactgtttcaatgtccattcctCAGATGatttaattgttgatgactgaagtgctgatatcaaccaaacctaacccccccccccgcccgtatcagtttcaaaaagtaaaatgtatgactttttaaaacgccgctgtacggagtggtacacggacgtagggagaagtacagagcgccaataaaccttaaagacactgcctttgcgtgccggcccaatcacataatatctacggcttttcacacacacacaagtgaatgcaaggcatacttggtcaacagccatacaggtcacactgagggtggccgtataaacaacttcaacactgttacaaatatgcgccacactgtgaacccacaccaaacaagaatgacaaacacattgcgggagaacatccgcaccgtaacacaacctaaacacaacagaacaaatacccagaaccccttgcagcactaactcttccgggacgctacaatatacaccccccgtcaCCCCCTTCCCCGTACCCCTaccccgcctacctcaacctcctcatgctctctcagggagagcatgtcccaaattccaagctgctgttttgaggcatgttaaaaaaaataacgcactttgtgacttcaataataaatatggcagtgccatgttggaatttttttccataacttgagttgatttattttggaaagccatgttacattgtttaatgcatccagcggggcatcacaacaaaattaggcataataatgtgtttatttccacgactgtatatatcggttgatatcggaatcggtaattaatcaatcaatcaatcaatcaatgttgattcatacagccctaaatcacaagtgtctcaaagggctgcacaagccacaacgacatcctcggtacaaagcccacataagggcaaggaaaactcaccccagtgggacgtcgatgtgaattattaaagattaaagattgaagtaccgatgattgtcacacacacactagatgtggtcaaatttgtcctctgcatttgacccatccccttggggagcagtgggcagcagcggcgccgcgcccgggaatcattttggtgactatgagaaaccttggagaggaccgcatatgtggggagaccgaaagcaatggatgtcgagtgggtctgacataatattgtgaaagtccagtctatagtggatctaacataatagtaaacaattaagagttggacaatatcgggatatcggcaaaaaagccattatcagacatctctaacatatttatattattcacatgtgaataatgctgtatagtatttattgtctattgtgagcgaactgtggtgttgAATTCCCCGcagggatcaatcaatcaatcaatcaatgtttatttatacagccctaaatcacaagtgtctcaaagggctgcacaagccacatcctcggtacagagcccacatacgggcaaggaaaaactcatcccagtgggacgtcaatgtgaatgactatgagaaaccttggagaggaccgcatcaataaagtacttcctattctattctattaatgACCCGCGGAAATCCTGTAAAAATACCTTGcagccaataaagctgattctaaaAAGAAGATCATGGCTTACTGCTATTGAGGTCTATTAGGAAGAGCCTCTTCAGGTGTTTGTGGTAGACGAGGGCGGCGTGGACACGCGAGCACGATTGATGGTCGATTGTGAAGTCGCACCAGTCCGGATTCCTCCCGAACAAGTAGAACTTCTTTTCGTCTATGATCAGTTTCTACGGGAAGAAGACAACATGCAGCGTCAAATGCAAGGTTAGACGTATTCGCCAACACGATATGCCTTTTACGGCTGTGCCTCTGAGTCATAACTCCACAGTGTTCCTTCCCACCGAGaagcctaaaaatcatggctggGTTCTGCTCTGGCACCGGTAAGAAGCCGTGCAGCCACGGAGAGGAAAAGTCCAGTTTGAGAAACCCAAGCTGGGACTTTTCCTGGACTGCCCGGCTTGTAGTCGGTGCCCTTCAAAAGGGTTTGTATGGATGCATGCATTacacaccccgtttccatatgagttgggaaatggtgttagatgtaaatataaacggaatacaatgatttgcaaatccttttcaagccatattcagttgaatatgctacaaagacaacatatttcatgttcaaactgataaaaaaaaatgtttttgcaaataatcattaactttagaatttcatgccagcaacacgtgacaaagaagttgggaaaggtggcaataaatactgataaagttgaggaatgctcttcaaacacttatttggaacatcccacaggtgtgcaggctaattgggaacaggtgggtgccatgattgggtataaaagtagattccatgaaatgctcagtcattcacaaacaaggatggggtgagggtcaccactttgtcaacaaatgcatgagcaaattgttgaacagtttaagaaaaacctttctcaaccagctattgcaaggaatttagggatttcaccatctacggtctgtaatatcatcaaagggttcagagaatctggagaaatcactgcacgtaagcagctgagcccgtgaccttcgatccctcaggctgtactgcatcaacaagcgacatcagtgtgtaaaggatatcactacatgggctcaggaacacttcagaaacccactgtcagtaactacagttggtcgctacatctgtaagtgcaagttaaaactctcctatgcaaggcgacaaccgtttatcaacaacacccagaaacgcagtcggcttcgccgggcctgagctcatctaagatggactgatacaaagtggaaaagtgttctgtggtctgacgagtccacatttcaaattgtttttggaaactgtggacgtcgtgtcctccggaccaaagaggaaaagaaccatccggattgttataggcgcaaagtgtaaaaggcagcatgtgtgatggtatgggggtgtgttagtgcccaagacatgggtaacttacacatctgtgaaggcaccattaatgctgaaaggtacatacagcttttggagcaacatatgttgccatccaagcaacgttaccatggacgcccctgcttatttcagcaagacaatgccaagccacgtgttacattaacgtggcttcatagtaaaagagtgcgggtactagactggcctgcctgtagtccagacctgtctcccattgaaaatgtgtggcgcattatgaagcctaaaatagcacaacggagacccccggactgttgaacaacttaagctgtacatcaagcaagaatgggaaagaattccacttcaaaaatgtgtctcctcagttcccaaacgtttactgagtgttgttaaaaggaaaggccatgtaacacagtggtgaacatgccctttcccaactactttggcatgtgttgcagccatgaaattctaagttaattattatttgcaaaaaaataaataaagtttatgagtttgaacatcaaatatgttgtctttgtagtgcattcaattgaatatggcttgaaaaggatttgcaaatcattgtattccgtttatatttacatctaacacaattccccaactcatatggaaactgggtttgtacatTCAGCTTACCTCGACCAGCTTGTCTCCCTTCATCACGTCGAGGTGGAGCCCGACTGGTGGCTTGCCTCCCCTGCAAGCAGACCGGAACAATAACATTCTCCATCCaaacatccattcattcattttttaccgcttgtcccattctcATTCAATACAATAGTGATATTTGCTTCATTCCTGGTGACACATGCGGGTCTCCCTTATCTGTAAAACTCACCGAATTTGGGGGGAAAACAAGCAAATATGTTTCTGTCCTCTTTCACATACAGGTAGACAACTAGCAAATATAAAATGAACAATTTTACACCAGCTCGACATGTTTGGTGGAGGATCAGTGCTAACCTCGTTAGCCTGTGCTAGCATTGCCGGCTACACGGCTACATAACGAAAATGCATCCGCAGCGCAAAGGTTGTTACAAACAATGAGAATGAAACGACTGCGTCGCGCCCCAACGCTACACTTTAAACGTGTGCAAACGCTCACCATGATGGACAATCGAAAGGAGGGGCGCCTTCACTACTTGGGTTGGCCGCCATCTTGGCCTCATCTTCCCGGAGCCGCGGTGCATGCCGGGCCAACTCGATATGGACGCTGACGGGAATTGTAGTTCgtttagaaaataaatacataaaattgaaagtattttcgtttgttttttgatagTTTTTGGATATCATTCTGTATGGGAAAAAACTGTAGCAAGCAAATTtaatttttctttctttctttctttagtgtatttggaacatgaacacacttacagcataatacatcacacaatttcatatcatttcactttacatcatgtccgaaaaggagtaggaagaagcaaagcttatttaatcctacccctttcccacttcagagcgtttacaaatatatagaatcatttactgacctttttataaaataaaataacatctgtgaattagtatacacaacagttttgtaatatgtaattaattaattcagtcattattaacatactgagatgaagaatatcttattttcaataaggttgaaagtatttctcataattcttcttctttgtactttgtaagcactattattttgaacaacctcttaaactggatcatatcagtacaatgtttaacttctttacttaatatattctataatttaattccacctactgatatgctaaagtagTGGTCCGCAACCACCGGGccacagcccggtaccggtccccggactgattggtaccgggccgcacaagaaaaaaaataaagaaaaaaataaaaatatttttttatttttttattttgattaaatcaacataaaaaacacaatatatacattatatatcaatatagataagtgcagtctgcagggatacagtccgtaagcacacatgattgtatttctttatgaaaaaataaaaaataaataaccccggtccgtgggacaaattttcaagcgttgaccggtccgcagctacaaaaaggttggggaccactgtgctaaaggttctaagtgttgtacgtgcatacaaatgttttaaattattttttcctccaaggttatattcctctttagttgagaagaattgttgtacattatttggtagcaggttatagtttgctttgtacatcattttagctgtttgcaattttaccaaatcaccgaactttaatatttttgactcaataaataaagggtttgtatgttctctatatccaacattatgtattattctaactgatcttttttgtaacacggttagcgaatgtagtgcacatttgtagttatttccccacatttttacTTTGGACAAGAGATTATTGTGACGATACACACTTTGTTCAAAGACaacttatttttatatatattgttactattgtaacctatttttattagCTTGCTTCATtctgatgttaagttcctgttacaataagctgttatacagtatatgccttgagctcttattttgaaggcgctaagggcggaagtggtgacacgttgtagtggagcggaggttttaaaagaaagaaaaataaagtggtcctcgtgtaaaattggagcctccgtgtttgttattttgtagttttatacagtataggcgacatataaAAACCATCTGTTACAATAGTTTTTGGATATCATTCTGTATGGGAAAAAACTGTAGCAAGCGAATTTAATTTTTACTTTGGACAAGAGATTATTGTGACTTTGtttaaagacaacatattttttatatatatatttgtagtattgtaacctatttttatgggcttgcctctttttaagttcctgttataagcttttatacagtatatgccttgagctcttattttgaaggcgctaagggcggaagtggtgacacgttgtagtggagcggaggttttgaaagaaataaaaataaagtgatcctcgtgtaaaactggagcctccgtgtttgttattttataGTTTGATACcgtataggcgacatatataaaccctgGGTTACA containing:
- the ppp1r8b gene encoding protein phosphatase 1, regulatory subunit 8b isoform X1; translated protein: MLAQANEVSTDPPPNMSSWCKIVHFIFASCLPVCERGQKHICLFSPQIRGGKPPVGLHLDVMKGDKLVEKLIIDEKKFYLFGRNPDWCDFTIDHQSCSRVHAALVYHKHLKRLFLIDLNSTHGTFLGHIRLEPHKPQQVPIDSTLSFGASTRTYTIREKPQSQGGGGNADIKIGDEDELKGLLGLPEEETELENLTEFNTAHNKRISLLTIEEGNLDIQRPKRKRRHSRVTFNEEDCIINPEDIDPSVGRFRNMVQTAVVPIKKRRSEGQNTLGLDNFASKRMHGYSLSGGLYGDLPPTSHENQPTGAPGGASMQGGLPLPFPNPAPEVDLAPEAQQPPIMLNPTPVTAPYLPETHNEPRKKKYAKEAWPGKKPTPSLLI